Genomic window (Kwoniella botswanensis chromosome 1, complete sequence):
GACATCGATTCATCCACTTCTTATAGCTTGTGCTCAATGTGGTTACCCTGCTGCTAAGCTCAGATCATTCAACTGGGGTTTGAAGGCTAAGAGAAGAAAGACTACGTGAGTTGAGTTTCATTCGCTTCACAGAACATTTTTACTGATGATTATATCAATATCTTCCTTCCTATCCCTTTTTCCTTGCAATCTACAACTACCGTTGATCTTGTTTTTCCATTTCATCCGTAACCAAATTCACCCACACAGCGGTACCGGTCGACACGCCCACCTTAAAGACGTCAACCGACGATTCAAGAACGGTTTCAGAGAAGGTGGTGCCGCCCCTAAGAAGGTCAAGGCCACTTCCGAATAAACAATTCATAGTACTACATacgatgtgatatgaatCTGGGATTTTGGGAGTAGATGGTGGTCTGGTTGTTCGGCCTGGAGACAGATTTGCAATTGCATTTCGAGCAGAGCATGTATTCATAcccaaaaaaaaaaacagaaCTGGGCATTTGGCAGATAATCTACGGCGTGCACCATGGTTATCGTCAAGATATCTACAATACTCCAGCAGCGTATAGCAACTGACAAGATACGACAAACCTCAATTTCTGTTGAAATGTATCTTGAAGGTCTCACGACCTTTAGCAAAGTACAAAGATACAATTTTTGCATATGCCAGTAACATGATGAAATGAGTAAAGATACGTTATATTG
Coding sequences:
- a CDS encoding 60S ribosomal protein L37-A — its product is MGKGTPSFGKRHSKSHTLCRRCGNRSFHKQKHTCAQCGYPAAKLRSFNWGLKAKRRKTTGTGRHAHLKDVNRRFKNGFREGGAAPKKVKATSE